One Silene latifolia isolate original U9 population chromosome 4, ASM4854445v1, whole genome shotgun sequence DNA segment encodes these proteins:
- the LOC141651204 gene encoding uncharacterized protein LOC141651204: protein MLGRGKKKSQPIATVPELFLDTHSRVDHKGVRTWTKPKDKQLYEAFEQEKAANPETPDNDIWYKLVDGFKKGHVYGTGSSTPAFYEKTRRRSTSTIPSNTYQPGIISQLQGQIRERDERDAKRDEELRQMKERMAMFETWWQGCNPGSRPNYDPNDPHGPHGGSGAGVGFQVS, encoded by the exons atgttgggg agaggaaagaagaagtcacagccgattgcgacggtaccagaactgtttctggacacgcattccagggttgaccacaaaggggttagaacttggactaagccaaaagacaagcaattatat gaagcatttgaacaagaaaaagccgccaatccagaaactccggataatgacatatggtataagttggtggatggcttcaagaaagggcacgtgtatggtaccggaagttcaacaccggctttctatgagaaaacgcgtaggagatcgacttcaacaattcccagcaacacgtatcaaccgggaattattagtcaacttcaaggtcaaataagagagcgtgatgaacgtgatgccaaacgtgatgaagaattgcgccaaatgaaggaaagaatggcaatgtttgagacttggtggcaaggttgtaaccccggatctcgacccaactacgatccaaatgatccgcatggtccacatggggggagtggagccggtgttggcttccaagtaagcTGA